The Solibacillus daqui genome has a segment encoding these proteins:
- a CDS encoding SDR family NAD(P)-dependent oxidoreductase, which yields MDIRGQVVIVTGSGQGIGRGIAWEYAKREAIVIIAELQEQLGMALEQELLSAGYRAKFIQTDVTNASQIDQLVEQVIEEFGKIDTLVNNAGITIFKSIFDCTLEDWDKIMNTDLRSVFLLSKAVGKEMVKRKNGAIINIASNHVLATLPNTEMYAAAKSGVIGFTKSLALSLGDKGIRVNAISPGFMDTHHHRTWLTQFEQPDVVQEHINGLHATRRIGNPEEVGNMCVYLSSSLAKQMTGANIVLDGGLSTRLYTSQYE from the coding sequence ATGGATATAAGAGGTCAAGTAGTTATCGTGACAGGTTCAGGGCAAGGAATTGGCAGAGGCATTGCATGGGAATATGCGAAAAGGGAAGCGATTGTTATTATTGCTGAACTGCAGGAGCAGTTAGGTATGGCGCTTGAGCAAGAACTATTGAGCGCTGGATACCGAGCAAAGTTTATACAAACAGATGTAACAAATGCATCTCAAATCGATCAATTAGTGGAACAAGTAATTGAAGAATTCGGGAAAATAGATACATTAGTGAACAATGCAGGTATTACCATATTTAAATCGATATTTGATTGCACATTAGAAGATTGGGATAAAATCATGAACACGGATTTAAGAAGTGTTTTCTTATTATCGAAAGCAGTCGGTAAGGAAATGGTGAAAAGAAAGAATGGGGCAATCATCAATATTGCTTCAAATCATGTACTAGCTACTTTACCAAATACAGAGATGTATGCTGCCGCAAAATCAGGTGTCATTGGTTTCACGAAAAGTTTGGCATTAAGCTTAGGTGATAAGGGAATAAGGGTAAATGCGATTTCCCCAGGATTTATGGATACACATCATCATAGAACTTGGCTTACACAATTTGAACAACCAGATGTTGTACAAGAACATATTAATGGATTGCATGCAACAAGAAGGATTGGTAATCCAGAGGAAGTAGGCAATATGTGTGTCTACTTATCTTCTTCACTGGCAAAGCAAATGACCGGTGCAAATATCGTCTTAGATGGTGGATTAAGCACGAGATTATATACTTCACAATACGAATAG
- a CDS encoding bifunctional 4-hydroxy-2-oxoglutarate aldolase/2-dehydro-3-deoxy-phosphogluconate aldolase: MNTLEHLKKYPIIAILRRLTQENCLKAVQALYEGGVRSVEITADSEDIVSTIGEIKKRYPSMKVGAGTVLSIDMAEQLLNCHVDFMLSPVVNKEVIQKVVLNDCIMIPGAFTPTEMLEAYEAGAQVIKVFPAHLLGSKFIKDLSGPLPFIPCAPTGGIDSSNILEYLEAGAYCLGVSSAFPVNGKTIGDLEYQEIVKKALEITMIVNEFQKR, translated from the coding sequence ATGAACACGTTAGAGCATTTAAAAAAGTATCCTATTATCGCTATTTTACGGCGTTTAACACAAGAGAATTGCTTAAAAGCTGTCCAAGCGCTTTATGAAGGTGGCGTAAGGAGTGTGGAAATTACAGCTGATTCAGAAGATATTGTGTCAACAATTGGTGAAATTAAAAAACGTTACCCATCCATGAAAGTTGGTGCAGGGACAGTGCTATCAATAGACATGGCAGAGCAATTGCTTAATTGTCATGTTGATTTTATGCTATCACCTGTTGTGAATAAAGAGGTCATTCAAAAAGTTGTTTTGAATGATTGTATTATGATACCAGGTGCGTTTACCCCTACTGAAATGTTGGAAGCATATGAGGCAGGTGCACAAGTCATTAAAGTTTTTCCCGCGCATTTACTAGGTAGTAAATTTATAAAGGATTTATCAGGCCCATTACCCTTCATTCCATGTGCACCAACTGGTGGTATAGATTCCTCGAATATTTTAGAATACCTTGAAGCTGGTGCATATTGTTTAGGTGTATCAAGTGCGTTCCCCGTAAATGGAAAAACAATAGGTGATCTTGAGTATCAAGAAATTGTAAAAAAAGCGCTGGAAATAACAATGATTGTAAATGAATTCCAAAAGAGGTGA
- a CDS encoding sugar kinase has translation MEVITLGETMAVFTASQRGKMRYASSYKRSFAGAESNVAIALSNLKVQVSWISQLGDDELGHAIYAFMKGHSVDISNVKFTTKAPTGLMLKENRNVEMTNVYYYRQNSAFAQIHKTQIDESLFIQAKILHITGITPLLSESAYETCMECVRLAKKHQMRIFFDPNIRMKLLSSDDQIAKLKELVMHCDYFMPNVHEAQFLFNITSTDPKVILDKLASEIKAFIILKDGTRGTYFFSPEESGFVEAFEVEEVDAIGAGDAFAAGMIYSTLHNDSLRDSVLKGNAMGAMAVMAEGDIENLPTIDELDRFLKRITGNDTVFR, from the coding sequence TTGGAGGTCATTACATTAGGGGAGACAATGGCAGTTTTTACTGCTAGCCAAAGAGGGAAAATGCGTTATGCCTCTAGCTATAAAAGAAGCTTTGCTGGAGCAGAGTCCAACGTAGCGATAGCTTTATCTAATTTGAAAGTTCAAGTGTCATGGATTAGTCAGCTAGGAGACGATGAATTAGGGCATGCGATTTATGCATTTATGAAAGGGCATTCCGTTGATATATCAAATGTTAAATTTACGACGAAAGCCCCGACAGGCCTTATGTTGAAGGAAAATCGAAATGTAGAGATGACAAACGTTTACTATTACAGACAAAACTCTGCTTTTGCACAAATTCATAAGACACAAATTGATGAGTCATTGTTCATACAAGCGAAAATTTTGCATATTACTGGAATTACGCCATTGTTGAGTGAAAGTGCTTATGAAACCTGTATGGAATGTGTACGATTAGCAAAAAAACACCAGATGCGCATATTTTTTGATCCAAATATTCGTATGAAGTTGTTATCAAGTGACGACCAAATAGCAAAATTAAAAGAATTAGTCATGCATTGTGATTATTTTATGCCCAATGTGCATGAAGCGCAATTTCTATTCAATATTACATCTACCGATCCGAAAGTTATTCTCGATAAACTGGCTAGTGAAATAAAGGCTTTTATTATTTTAAAAGATGGCACTAGAGGTACTTATTTTTTCAGTCCAGAAGAGAGTGGATTTGTCGAAGCATTTGAAGTAGAAGAGGTGGATGCGATAGGAGCAGGCGATGCCTTTGCCGCTGGTATGATTTACAGCACGTTGCATAATGATAGTTTGAGAGACAGTGTATTGAAAGGAAATGCAATGGGCGCAATGGCTGTTATGGCTGAGGGGGATATCGAAAATTTACCGACTATAGATGAACTCGACAGATTTCTAAAGCGAATTACTGGAAATGATACTGTCTTTCGATGA
- a CDS encoding SMP-30/gluconolactonase/LRE family protein has protein sequence MEAKLKVKLQQTLGEGPLCDKKGQKVYWTDILNGCLYRSNITGDAIEKRKLPFHIGSFAFYEQEERMLLATSKGLFSYSFDDHQYEQLCESFQLPSHMRCNDGKVDPHGDFWFGTMQYNPVEPHGSIFRYTKTGQLIEEARGFIIPNGISWFNDTMYIVDSGKRELYTVQKKNNRYDWDNKEVIFCLPEGMTPDGITIDSEGDIWIAIWGGGKVIQFNPQRREIVSEIIVPAPYVTSCSFAGEFLDTLWITTAKSDLTEDQLQQYPLSGSVFAVQMNTKGAKNSLYRGETK, from the coding sequence ATGGAAGCCAAATTAAAAGTTAAATTACAGCAAACTTTAGGGGAAGGACCGCTTTGCGATAAAAAAGGTCAAAAAGTATATTGGACTGATATTTTAAATGGTTGCTTATATCGTTCAAACATCACAGGAGATGCAATTGAAAAGCGTAAGTTGCCATTTCATATTGGTAGTTTTGCATTTTACGAGCAAGAAGAGCGTATGCTACTAGCCACAAGTAAAGGCTTGTTTAGCTATTCTTTTGATGACCATCAATATGAACAGCTATGTGAGTCTTTCCAACTTCCTTCTCATATGAGATGTAATGACGGCAAGGTGGATCCGCATGGTGATTTTTGGTTTGGAACAATGCAATACAATCCTGTAGAGCCGCATGGTTCGATTTTCCGCTATACAAAAACAGGTCAGCTTATAGAGGAGGCACGAGGCTTTATTATTCCGAATGGTATTTCCTGGTTCAACGACACGATGTACATCGTAGATAGCGGCAAAAGGGAATTGTATACAGTACAGAAGAAAAATAATAGATATGATTGGGATAATAAAGAAGTTATTTTTTGTTTGCCAGAGGGAATGACACCTGATGGCATAACAATCGACTCGGAAGGGGATATATGGATAGCAATTTGGGGCGGTGGAAAGGTAATTCAGTTTAATCCACAACGTAGAGAAATTGTAAGTGAAATTATTGTCCCAGCACCGTATGTTACAAGCTGTTCATTTGCCGGTGAATTTTTGGATACGCTCTGGATTACTACAGCAAAAAGTGATTTAACAGAGGATCAACTACAACAATACCCGTTATCTGGAAGTGTTTTTGCTGTTCAAATGAATACAAAGGGAGCAAAAAATTCATTGTATAGAGGAGAAACGAAATGA